Below is a window of Maribacter dokdonensis DSW-8 DNA.
CCAAGAACTATTAATGTCCATGATTTTGGAGTTTTGTGTGGAGTTTGTATGTTATCAATGCTTTCATAGGCAATAACGGTTGCAGATATCACAAGAAAAGCAACAATTAAAAAAGTAATAATGGGTTCTATTTTACCATGACCGTAAGGGTGATTTTCATCTGCTGGTCTTTCTGCATACTTAAATCCTAATAACACCAAAATAGAGGAGAAGATGTCAGTGGTAGATTCAATGGCATCTGCAATAAGAGCGTAAGAATTACCAAAGAATCCCGCTAAACCTTTAATAAGGGCCAAGAGAATGTTACCTACAATGCTAAAGTATGTTGTTTTAATGGCAGTCTGTTCAATACTCATAGGGCAAAGGTACAGTGCCAAGAAAATGTATGATAGCTTAATGCGATATAATTAATGAATGGGTTGTGTTAAATAGCTTTCTCATATGCCTCCTTCAACCAATCGGTTAGTTCCTCATCAACCTGATTAGTATCTGTAAGTTGTACACGGTGCGTACACATACTGCCAAAAGGTCCAGAAGATTCAAGTCGGTCTGTAGTTGGCTTGTCTTTTATTTTTAATCCTAAATCTATTCTAGTTTTGGTAGCAGGTTTTATCAATGCAAATTGCTTTTTACGAATGATACTTACAGAGGTTTTCTTTGGGGTTATGGTAATATCATCTCCAAAAGGCTTTATTACAAGTAGCAGCTTTTCATAAATAGGGAGTAGGCTTTCTTTCCCTTTGTATTGCTGATCCACCAAATCCGTTGGAGCATGGTTTTCTTCTTTTGAAAGGGTAACAATGGTATTTGCAAAACCGTGGGTAACACCGTGTTCTTTCTTTAAATAATTGACACCTTCAGAATGTTTGGTAAATGACTTTTCTTTAAGAATGGTCTTCCATTCGTTCAATGATTTTCCTGTCTTTTCAGGCATGTTGTCGATCATGGTTTGCAGTGCCTTTTCCATAAGTAGAGCGTTTTATGTATGTTTCAATTTACAAAAAAATAGTAACCCCTTGGGTTGCGTTATTCAGCACCATCTTTTTTTCAATGTTAACCCATCCAAAAAAGATCAACAAACACCCCCTAACATTAGCAATCTATCAATAAATAGCGTTCCAACTCCAATTTGAATAAAAATTTTGTGATTCACGCCTACTTATATTCATTTGCTGATTATAGTGCTTATATTAGGTAGTACCGAAATCCCACAACCGTATGGCATTAAAAGTTGCAATTAAACACAAGACCAAGTATATCTACGATAGAAGTATAAATCTATCGCCACATATTTTTAGATTGCGTCCGGCACCACATAGTAGAACTCCAATAGAGGCTTATTCAATTAAAATTAAACCTGAAAATCATTTTTTTAATTGGCAACAAGATCCTTTTGGAAATTATTTGGCACGAATTGTTTTTCCCGATAAAACCACTGAGCTGTCTATTGATGTAGAAATTATAGCCGATTTAAAAACGATCAATCCGTTCGATTTTTTTGTTGAGGAAGCTGTAGAGGAATTTCCATTTAAATATTCCGATGAGGCTAAGAAAGAACTTTTACCCTATTTGGAAAAAGTAGAGAGTGGTCCGTTATTGAAAGAGTGGTTGTCAAAGATAGATTTGACTCCGCAAAGAAGTATAGATTTTTTAATTGGGCTAAATAGCAAATTGTATAATTACTTGGATTATACGTTGAGAATGGAGCCCGGGGTACAAACCTGTGAAGAAACCTTAGAGGCTAAGTTGGGCTCTTGTAGGGATTTTGCATGGTTACTAGTGCAAACACTTCGTCATTTAGGTTTGGCGGCTCGCTTTGTTTCCGGGTATTTGGTACAATTAAAATCCGATGAAAAATCACTGGATGGTCCTTCTGGTCCAGAAGAGGATTTTACCGATCTTCATGCATGGGCAGAAGTATATTTGCCCGGTGCCGGATGGATCGGTCTAGACGCCACATCTGGTTTGTTTACGGGAGAAGGTCATATTCCATTGGCATGTACACCATCTTATGAAAGTGCCGCACCGGTAAGCGGATTCAGTGATTTTGCTGAAACTACCTTTGAATTTGAAAATTCGGTTACTAGAATTTTTGAATCGCCACGTGTAACCAAGCCCTACACAGATGAACAATGGCAAGCAATCTATGATCTTGGTTTTAAGGTAGAGGAAGAATTGCAGGCCAATGATGTTCGTTTAACTATGGGTGGCGAACCTACATTTGTCTCTATAGATGATATGGAATCTGAGGAGTGGAATACCGCTGCAGATGGTCAACACAAAAGGGAACTGGCTAGCAAACTTTCCATCAGGCTACTAGAGGTATTTGGTAAAGGGGGGCTCTTGCACCACGCACAGGGTAAATGGTATCCTGGAGAGGTCTTGCCGCGTTGGCTCATTGGTATCCACTGGCGCAAAGACGGAAAACCCATTTGGAACGATCCAAGTTTATTGGCATCTTTTTCTGAGGAATATAAAATGCCCAGAAATATTACCAAACGATTTTTAAAGGCTTTAGGTGGCTATTTGGGTTGTAAGACCAACAGTGTAATGCCAGCCTATGAAGATGCCTTTTACTTTTTATGGGAAGAAGGAAAATTACCGGTAGATGTCAATCCTAAAAAATACAATAAAGATGATGGTCACCTACGTAGAAAATTGGGTGAAATATTGGAAAATGGAATTGGTGAAGTAGTAGGTCACGTATATCCTTTGACCAAAAAGAACAATAAATGGCTTACGAACAAATGGAAGTTTAGAAATAAACATTTGTTTCTTACACCCGGTAATTCCGCTATAGGACTTCGTTTGCCTTTGGGGGCATTGCCCCAAGACCCGCCAATCCCTTCAGAACCAACGGCAGAGGTAGAGTTGTTTGAACCCTCGCCGGATTTGCCAAAACCTGGCGATGCATTGGAAAAACGGTTGAAATTAAAATCTATAGGTCACCCAAGAAAGCACCCATATGTGCGTACGGCAATTTGTGCAGAGGTCAGGGAGAATAAATTATTTCTTTATTTGCCTCCGTTAGATAGTGCCGAAGACTTTTTGGACTTGGTGGCAAGTATAGAAGCTACGGCAAAAGAATTGAAAGTTCCGGTGATTCTAGAAGGCTATGAACCACCACGTGATAATAGGTTAGAAGTTTTAAAGGTGACCCCTGATCCTGGTGTTATTGAGGTAAACGTACATCCTGCGAAAAACTGGCAAGAACTTACCGATAATACGTTAACGTTATATGCCGAAGCAAAGCAGGCCCGTTTAGGAACCGAAAAATTTATGCTAGATGGTAAGCACACCGGAACGGGTGGTGGTAATCACGTTACCTTGGGCGGTGTAACTCCGGCTGATAGTCCGTTATTACGTAACCCGCAGTTATTACGAAGTCTTTTGACTTTTTGGCAGCATCACCCTGGGCTATCCTATTTGTTCTCAGGTGCATTTATAGGGCCTACTAGTCAGGCTCCACGAGTAGATGAGGCAAGGTTAGAGAACTTGTATGAACTTGAAATTGCCTTTTCGCAAATACCAGATGATAAAGAGGTCCCGTTTTGGATCACTGACCGTCTGTTCAGACATCTGTTGACGGACATAACAGGGAATACCCATAGAGCGGAGTTTTGTATAGATAAATTATACTCTCCGGATTCTTCGTCCGGGCGCTTGGGTATCTTGGAGCTACGTGCTTTTGATATGCCTCCTCATGCGCAAATGAGCTTAATGCAAATGTTGTTGGTGCGTACGTTGGTATCATGGTTTTGGAAAAAACCGTACAAACACAAATTGGTGCGTTGGGGTACGGAATTGCATGACAAATTCTTGCTGGAGCATTATGTAAAAGAAGATATCAAGGATATTGTAGAGCAGTTGAACGAAGCGGGATATCCGTTCAAATTAGATTGGTTTGATCCCTTCTTTGAATTCCGTTTCCCGTTGTACGGTATGGTAGATGTCAATACCATACAAATGGAATTGCGTATGGCCATAGAACCGTGGAATGTACTTGGTGAGGAAATGACCGGTGGCGGAACATCCCGTTATGTAGATTCTTCATTAGAACGTGTACAGGTAAAAGTCAATAATTTTAATGAAAAGCGATACTCGTTAACGTGTAATGGAGTTAAAATTGAATTGAGTTCTACAGGGACAAAGGGCGAGTACGTAGCGGGAGTGCGTTTTAAGGCCTGGGAACCGTGGTCCGCCTTACACCCGACTATTGGGGTAGATACTCCGTTGGTATTTGATATAGTTGATGATTGGAACAAAAAGTCGATTGGCGGCTGTACCTATTTTGTGGCACACCCAGGTGGTAGGTCGTATGACACCTATCCGGTAAATAGCTTAGAAGCAGAATCGCGCAGAATTAATAGATTTTGGGATATTGGCATGACACAAGATGAGGTAACACCTACAGAATTAGTGGCCTCAACAAATTTTACGGGCAGAATGGTAGAACCTAAGAAAGGTTCAAATACATTTGCATACAAAGAGATGCCGGTCAACCCAGAGTATCCACATGTAACAGATTTGCGTAAGAAGTAATTGAAGAGGTAATGCCAACAACAAAAACCACGTGGTTCAATAATTATGATACCCAACAGGGCAATGATGAAATGTATTCATTGAACAATGGTATAAAACCCTATTGGAGTAAACTATTGACCAGTTTTGATACCTTGGGGGTCACGGGCCTAACGGCACGTCAAAAAGATATAGACTGGTTATTGTCAGAAAATGGGGTCACTTATAATGTATACAACGATCCACAGGGTATGCATAGACCTTGGAACCTTAATGTGGTTCCTTTTATGCTGCACCAAAATGAGTGGGCAGAGGTAGAAGAAGGGTTAAAGCAAAGGGCAGAACTGCTCAACTTGGTGTTAAAAGATGTCTACGGCGACCGAAAATTAATAAAAAATGGTATTGTACCCTATGAAGTAATTTATGGGCATAGGGGTTTTCTTAGGCAGTGTTCCGGTATGGAGCTTCAGTTAGAACAGTATTTATCTATCTATGCCGCAGATTTATGTCGTGGAACGGATGGGCGTTTATGGGTGGTAAATGACAGGACAGAAGCACCTTCTGGTATGGGGTATGCTCTAGAGAATAGATCCACGACCAGTAGAATTTTGCCGGATTTATATGCGGAAATGAAAGTGAAGCGTTTATCCGGATTTTTTCAGGAATTCAATCAAATGCTTATTGATGCCGCACCTGGGAAAAAGGAAAATCCGAATATTGTGATTCTTACACCGGGCTCACATAACGAAACCTATTTTGAACATGCCTATATGGCGTCTTTCTTAGGGTATCCATTGGTACAAGGTAATGATATGGTGGTGCGAGATGGCTTTCTTTGGATGAAGTCTTTACAAGGCTTAAAGCAAATCGATGTGGTATTGCGTAGGGTAGACGATGCCTTTACCGATCCCTTGGAACTACGGGAGGATTCACATTTGGGCGTAGCCGGATTATTGGATGTTGTACGAAGAAACAATGTAGCGGTCATAAACCCCATAGGAAGTGGAGTAATTGAAAATCCGGGATTGATTCCGTTTATGCCGGCCATAGCAAAATTCTTTATGGATGAGGAATTAAAATTACCTCAGATCGCATCATGGTGGTGCGGACAAGAAAAGGAAAGAAATTTTGTTTTGGATAACATTTCAAAATTGGTCATAAAAAGAATAGATCGTACCAACAGGGAAAGTATCTATTTTGGAGAACTAATGAGTGCGGAAGCATTGGATGAACTTAAAAAAGTCATTTTGGAGCGTCCCTATCGTTTTGTTGCACAGGAACGCATTAATTTCTCAACGGCTCCCAATTTTACCAATGATAAATTAGCGCCAAGAAATGTTGTGGCAAGAGCATTTTGCATTGCGTCTAAAAAAGAATATTCCGTAATGCCAGGTGGTTTGGTTAGGGTGGCACCAGATGGCGAGACGGTAAGAGTGTCTAATCAAAGAGGTGGCACCAGTAAAGATTTTTGGATATTGGACGATGAACCCATTGTGGAAGAAAAAAATAGGCATTGGCAGCAAAAATCATCTATTGCCATTTCGGGTCTAAATGATTTGCCCAGCTTAACGGCAGAGAATTTATATTGGGCGGGGCGCTATGTAGGGCGTACATTAGTAAATGCACGTTTTTTACGTACGGTAATGCGACAAATGGCCATAGTGCAGAACAGAAACGAAAAACCCGATTCTGAAAAACTTAAAGTGCTTTTTAAAGCGGTTACACAATTAACGGGTACCTATCCTGGCTTCGTAGAAAGGTCAAAAGATGGCAAATTGGCCATGGATAATCCGTATGAGGAAATGTTGTCCGTAATTTTAGATAAGAATAGGGTGGGCAGTCTGGCGCATACCATAAGTATGTTCGGAAACTCCTATTATTCCATCCGTAATTTATGGTCCTCGGATATGTGGCGCGTATTTGAGAATATTCAAAAAATTTGGAACTCCTTGGTAGATGGTGATGATCACTCCATAAATAAAATTCTTAAAGTCCTAAATCAATTGATTACACGTTTAATTGCATTTATGGGGCTTATTGAAGAAAGTATCATGGTGCAACAAGGTTTGCTATTATACTTTATAGGATTGCAATTGGAGCAAAGTAGTTTGAATATTACTAAATGTAGGGCCTTATTGACCATAAAATATGATGAACAGGTAGAGTATGATTTGTTGGAGTACCTGTTAACCAGTCATGAAAGCCTTAATATATACAGGTACAGTTACCGCTCTCATATAGAGTTGGCACATGTGTTGGATCTAGTGGTGTTAGATCTGGATTATGCACGTTCATTGACCTTTATGATCAATAGATTGCAAAAAGATATTGCAAGATTGCCACACTCCAAACATGACCATCAATTAAGTAACTATCAAAAATTTGTATTTGAGGCATTTTCAAAGTTAAGATTGGCAGAGTCTTCTAAGCTGGTTCAGACAAAATCTGAAACAGATGTTACAAGAGAGCAGTTAGATACCCTTTTAAAAGAACTTTCTGATTTATTGTATAAAACCTCACAATCTATATCCAACACCTATTTTAATCATACGGACAAGCAAACACAATTGTTTACACAGTCATTTCCCATTTAATAATGATATTCAATATTACACATATTACCAAGTATGACTATAACGCTCCTGTAAGCTATTGTCATAATATTGCGACATTACGCCCTAGAGAATCAAAAGGCCAGGAACTGTTGGATTATGCCATTGAAATATCGCCTGAACCAGCTGAAATTACCGAGCGTAAAGACTTTTTTGGAAATTATATAACCCGTTTTTCCATTCAAACCGAGCATAGAACATTAAAAGTAACCACAAAGAGTAAGATTAAAAGAGAATACGCCCAATACCATGAATCATTCAATAGCGGGGAATGTAAAAATATTACCATGAACCATGCCCTAGCTGCATTACAGGGGATGGATGCGGAAACTTTGGAAGCTAAGCAATATGTGCTGGAATCTATTTTTATTAGAAGGACGGATAAGGCGATTAGGAACTATGCAGAATTGTCCTTTAAGGGCGATAGATCAGTTTTTGAAGCTGCATATGAATTGATGCAACGCATTTATACCGACTTTGATTTTGATTCGGAATTCTCCACTATTTCCACGCCAATAGAGGAAGTGATGAAAGAGAAAAAAGGAGTGTGTCAGGATTTTGCCCAAATAGCCATTGCTTGTATACGGTCTGTAGGGTTACCGGCACGCTATATAAGTGGTTATATAGAAACCTTGCCTGCTCCCGGTAAAGAAAAATTAATAGGAGCCGATGCTTCCCATGCATGGTTTGCTATTTATATTCCAGGTTTCGGTTGGGTAGATTTTGATCCAACGAACAACCATATACCCAAAGACCAACACATTGTGGTAGGCTGGGGTAGGGACTATTATGACGTGCCACCTTTAAAAGGGGTTGTTTATGGTAGTGGACAGAGTAAATTAAAAGTAGCGGTTGATATTGCTGCTGTGGTTTAAGTTGTTTATTCTTCAAAAAAGAATTCATGTAATTCAATTAAACTACTTCTTTTAATTTGAACGAGGTCTCTCGTATCTTTTAAGAAAATACCTAAAGATCTTTCATTATAAATGAATTTCATATCATTAGAATAGTCTGTAACAACGTACATATCACCGGAAAGTTGATAAAATGGTATGGTCATTTTGTTTTTAATTTTGACACCTTTATTAACAATACGTCCTTCTTGTAAAGTAGAAGCCACATTATAGTCACTTGATTCTCCAGATGCTACCTTAACGTAAGAAACCATCATATTAACCCATTCTGCTTCATCGATTAAAAACCATTTTATTTTATTGAAATCAATACCATATTCATTAATCCACCCGTGACTAGTAAAACCTAACAGTACTTGCTTTTTGCCATCTAAAACCGGCTTGTCCGCAGGTTCAAATTCTTGAATTTTAAAGGTGATGACAGAAGCAGATGACATGTCTTTTAACTTTTTACCATCAAAATCTATAGTCTTTAATGAAAAACTGGTTATGTTGGGGTTGTTTGCCAATAACCATTCCGTGGCAGTTAGTTCAGCACGTTCTTTCATTTGTTCCACTGCTGCTACACCTGCTCCTATTGCAGCAAGAGCACCCACTGCTCCTGCGACAACGGCACCATTGTCTTGAGCATAGTTTTTGGTAGGAATTAGAATTGAAAGAATAAATAATAGGGTAATTAGTTTACGCATAATGTTTTGTTGAGTGGTTGATTTATAAATAGGCCATACCTACCAAATCGGTCAGTTCCCCCGAAATACCTCTTCAGCAGGATGGCCATAGCAATATGTATTTTAATTCTGGTTAGTGTGCCTATTGCTAAGCAAGAACAAACCTAACACCATTATAACTAACAGTATTACGGTTTTCCGTAAGGCAACGGTTTATTTTTAGATTAGCCCTAAATCTTTTACGATGGCCACAAGGTGAATGGCATTATTGGCGTTGAATTGTATTCGCAATTTGTTCAATCTTTTTTCAATTGAACTTAGGCTAGCAGGTGAAATATTCTCTTTTTTATAGAGTGCGCTGATCTCATCTTGAGATAAGCCTTTACTAAGGTTGTCTAAAAGTGAAATATCGTAGTCATCAATTTCCAGTTCGTTCTCGGCACTAAATACATTTGAAACTTCTGGGGATAAGAACTTTCCATCTTTAGCAACTTCACAAATAGCTTGGGTCAAATTTTTAAGTCCGGTTCTGCTTTTGCAAACATATGCATCTATATCATGCTGGTTAAAGAGAGTGCGCACAGCTTGCAAGCGATCTTCAACAGAATATACAATGACTTTTAGAGAAGGGAAATCTGACTTTAGTTTAGCCACTAAAGCCTGCCCTGATGGGTAAGTCTGTGACCTGTGGTCCACCTTAAATGATAGGTCCGATATTACAAGATCAAACGGGACCGAATCCAAATCCGCCCTTTTTACTTTTAAATAGGCATCATCGCAATATTGAACTTGATCTATTTGTGAAACACCCAATTCGGTCAGTAATGAAAATACACCTTTGTTGATGTCTTCCATATCCTCCGCAATTAAAACTTTTTTGAACATGCATTAAATTATTATTGATGCCTTAAAGCCATCACCTTGCTTGGATTCAAAATTAATAGTTCCATTTATAGAAGTGATACGGGATTCCGTATGTTGAAGGCCATTTTTCTTAAAAAGATCACATCCAACGCCATTATCACGATAATTAATATGAATTTTTTTTCCTTCTTTTTCAAAAACTAGGGTTACAAAAGTTGCGTGGCTATGTTTGCGCATATTGGTCATGAGCTCTTGCAATACCCTATAGATAGCTGTTTTTTTCATTTCAGAAATACCGTCCCAAGGCATTTTAGAAAGGTTACGGGTTATGATATTGACTTTGCTATTTTTATATCCTAGCAATAAATCGTTTAATTGTTTGCCAAAATCTTTTCTAAGGTCAATTGCACTATTTTCTCTAGAAATATCTCGTGTTTTGGTGTAGATTTTTTCCATTTCATCTAAAATAGTAGTGTCAATTTCTGAATTGTTCTCAAGAGATGTCATCACTTTATACATGTCATTGGCAACTTCATCATGCACTTTTTTAGCAATTCTGGTTTCGGTTTTATAGATTTCTTCGATTTTAGCCTTTCTGTATCGGTTTCTGTAGATAAAATAAGAACCAACGAGAATTAGAAAAATAATAAAGGCAAGGGCTTGGTAAGCCAACCGCTTACGTGATTCTATTTCTTGTAATAGTATACTGGCTTGAGTTTTCTTTTGTTCTTCGGCTACATTATATTTTAGAAATGCATTTTTGTTCTCTGCTATTTGCTTGGCATTGGCTATGCTGTCGGTCAGTTTTTTATATTCATGAATAAGAGGATTCTTATCCATATTCATAAGTAATGATATGGATTCTAGTTTAAAAGAACTACTGTTGATCTTGTCTGAAAGGGATAGCGCTTTCTCTGCATAGAATAATGCTTTTGTAGTGTCTTTTCTATCCAAGTAATACTCTGATAAATGAGTGTTGCTCGCGTGCTGACCAATAAGGTCATTATTTTTTTGACGAAGTGTTAAAGCATTTTTTAAATTATCCAATCCCTCTGGAATGTGAAGTTTAGACTGTACAAGACCTAAATTATCGGTTACCAAGGTGGTTTGATAATCATTGGCAAAATCAAAACGTTTTTCAAATAGAAACGAATAAATGTCCAATGCGTTTTTATAGTCCAAAAGATCTTTGTAGATATTGGCCTTATTGTTCAAGATGATAACACTATCGCTTAGTTTATTGGCAATTTGTAATGCGTTGTCAAAAGTTCTAATGGCTTCGGTTGCGTTGTTCGATGCTCTATAAATACGCCCTAATTGGTTGTAAAGACCTACCCTAGAGTTGATCAAAGTATCTTTGGTCTGCATTGACTCAATAAGATTAAGGGCTTCAACAATATGATTTTCACTACTGAAATTATTACCAATTTTAAATTCAGCTATAGAAAGCAGCCTAAGGTCATAAATTGCATTTAAGGTATCTTTTGACTCTATATCCCGCTCTTTTTTCTTGGTAAAATAGTGAACGCCAGAGGGCAGGTCTTGAGGTTGAGAAGGGTTTAGAATTGCTTTTCTGTAATGTAGTGAACTATCTTTTGAAACTTGTGCTAAGGAGTGATTGGGTATTAGAAATATAAATAAAGCAAGGAATATAAATTGAGGGATGATTATGCTTAATTTGTTGTTCATACCTCTAAAATATAAACTAATTAGCTATTAATAATATTGAATTTTTTCTAAGATGGTAACTGTCTAAAATAGTTATAGTTACTTAAAACTAAATGTTGGGTTGTTAATTATTTATTGGCTGAAAATTTTATCTATCTTGAATTTTGTCCAAATAAAAAGGGCACAAAATCTGGCGTATTGCCATGATTTTAATGCCCTTTTCCAACTAACAACTTAAATATGCACTTTTAAAAGACTTTCCCGATAACAAGAATGTTTCAGGTACTGTCTCTATACTTTATGATCTTAATTTCTTGATAGTAGCCAAGGTTTCTTTTACCAAAGCTTCTAAACCTGCGTAATCTTTATTGTTTAAGATATCTTTGCTGATCAATTGTGATCCCATACCAACACAGGTAACGCCTGCATCAAACCAACCTTTTAGGTTGCCTTCATCTGTACTTACGCCACCGGTAGGCATAATGCTGGTCCATGGTTGAGGTCCTTTAATACCTTTTACAAAACCAGGGCCATATAGAGAACCAGGGAATAATTTTACGATCTCACAGCCCATTTCTTCGGCTTTGTTGATTTCGGTCAATGAACCGCAACCAGGAGACCATAACACTTTTCTACGGTTACAAACTATAGCAATATCTTCTCTTAAAGATGGAGTTACAATAAAATTTGCGCCTATAGACATGTAGTATGATGCTGCAGCTGCATCGGTTATAGAACCTACACCCATAATCATACCGGGTAAGTTCTTAATAGCGTATTTGTTTAATTCGGAAAATACTTCAAAAGCGAAATCGCCACGAGCGGTAAATTCCATTAAACGTGCACCACCATCATAACAAGCTTGTAAAACCTTTTTACCTAACTCAATGTCTGGGTGGTAGAACAAAGGTACCATACCAGATTCCTTCATTACATTTGCTACTTCTATTCTTGAATATTGTGCCATTTGAATTTTTTATTTCTCGGTTAAAATTTTGTTGAAATCGTAGT
It encodes the following:
- a CDS encoding circularly permuted type 2 ATP-grasp protein gives rise to the protein MPTTKTTWFNNYDTQQGNDEMYSLNNGIKPYWSKLLTSFDTLGVTGLTARQKDIDWLLSENGVTYNVYNDPQGMHRPWNLNVVPFMLHQNEWAEVEEGLKQRAELLNLVLKDVYGDRKLIKNGIVPYEVIYGHRGFLRQCSGMELQLEQYLSIYAADLCRGTDGRLWVVNDRTEAPSGMGYALENRSTTSRILPDLYAEMKVKRLSGFFQEFNQMLIDAAPGKKENPNIVILTPGSHNETYFEHAYMASFLGYPLVQGNDMVVRDGFLWMKSLQGLKQIDVVLRRVDDAFTDPLELREDSHLGVAGLLDVVRRNNVAVINPIGSGVIENPGLIPFMPAIAKFFMDEELKLPQIASWWCGQEKERNFVLDNISKLVIKRIDRTNRESIYFGELMSAEALDELKKVILERPYRFVAQERINFSTAPNFTNDKLAPRNVVARAFCIASKKEYSVMPGGLVRVAPDGETVRVSNQRGGTSKDFWILDDEPIVEEKNRHWQQKSSIAISGLNDLPSLTAENLYWAGRYVGRTLVNARFLRTVMRQMAIVQNRNEKPDSEKLKVLFKAVTQLTGTYPGFVERSKDGKLAMDNPYEEMLSVILDKNRVGSLAHTISMFGNSYYSIRNLWSSDMWRVFENIQKIWNSLVDGDDHSINKILKVLNQLITRLIAFMGLIEESIMVQQGLLLYFIGLQLEQSSLNITKCRALLTIKYDEQVEYDLLEYLLTSHESLNIYRYSYRSHIELAHVLDLVVLDLDYARSLTFMINRLQKDIARLPHSKHDHQLSNYQKFVFEAFSKLRLAESSKLVQTKSETDVTREQLDTLLKELSDLLYKTSQSISNTYFNHTDKQTQLFTQSFPI
- a CDS encoding tetratricopeptide repeat-containing sensor histidine kinase; protein product: MNNKLSIIIPQFIFLALFIFLIPNHSLAQVSKDSSLHYRKAILNPSQPQDLPSGVHYFTKKKERDIESKDTLNAIYDLRLLSIAEFKIGNNFSSENHIVEALNLIESMQTKDTLINSRVGLYNQLGRIYRASNNATEAIRTFDNALQIANKLSDSVIILNNKANIYKDLLDYKNALDIYSFLFEKRFDFANDYQTTLVTDNLGLVQSKLHIPEGLDNLKNALTLRQKNNDLIGQHASNTHLSEYYLDRKDTTKALFYAEKALSLSDKINSSSFKLESISLLMNMDKNPLIHEYKKLTDSIANAKQIAENKNAFLKYNVAEEQKKTQASILLQEIESRKRLAYQALAFIIFLILVGSYFIYRNRYRKAKIEEIYKTETRIAKKVHDEVANDMYKVMTSLENNSEIDTTILDEMEKIYTKTRDISRENSAIDLRKDFGKQLNDLLLGYKNSKVNIITRNLSKMPWDGISEMKKTAIYRVLQELMTNMRKHSHATFVTLVFEKEGKKIHINYRDNGVGCDLFKKNGLQHTESRITSINGTINFESKQGDGFKASIII
- a CDS encoding DUF4287 domain-containing protein, producing the protein MEKALQTMIDNMPEKTGKSLNEWKTILKEKSFTKHSEGVNYLKKEHGVTHGFANTIVTLSKEENHAPTDLVDQQYKGKESLLPIYEKLLLVIKPFGDDITITPKKTSVSIIRKKQFALIKPATKTRIDLGLKIKDKPTTDRLESSGPFGSMCTHRVQLTDTNQVDEELTDWLKEAYEKAI
- a CDS encoding response regulator produces the protein MFKKVLIAEDMEDINKGVFSLLTELGVSQIDQVQYCDDAYLKVKRADLDSVPFDLVISDLSFKVDHRSQTYPSGQALVAKLKSDFPSLKVIVYSVEDRLQAVRTLFNQHDIDAYVCKSRTGLKNLTQAICEVAKDGKFLSPEVSNVFSAENELEIDDYDISLLDNLSKGLSQDEISALYKKENISPASLSSIEKRLNKLRIQFNANNAIHLVAIVKDLGLI
- a CDS encoding transglutaminase family protein — encoded protein: MIFNITHITKYDYNAPVSYCHNIATLRPRESKGQELLDYAIEISPEPAEITERKDFFGNYITRFSIQTEHRTLKVTTKSKIKREYAQYHESFNSGECKNITMNHALAALQGMDAETLEAKQYVLESIFIRRTDKAIRNYAELSFKGDRSVFEAAYELMQRIYTDFDFDSEFSTISTPIEEVMKEKKGVCQDFAQIAIACIRSVGLPARYISGYIETLPAPGKEKLIGADASHAWFAIYIPGFGWVDFDPTNNHIPKDQHIVVGWGRDYYDVPPLKGVVYGSGQSKLKVAVDIAAVV
- a CDS encoding transglutaminase family protein, producing MALKVAIKHKTKYIYDRSINLSPHIFRLRPAPHSRTPIEAYSIKIKPENHFFNWQQDPFGNYLARIVFPDKTTELSIDVEIIADLKTINPFDFFVEEAVEEFPFKYSDEAKKELLPYLEKVESGPLLKEWLSKIDLTPQRSIDFLIGLNSKLYNYLDYTLRMEPGVQTCEETLEAKLGSCRDFAWLLVQTLRHLGLAARFVSGYLVQLKSDEKSLDGPSGPEEDFTDLHAWAEVYLPGAGWIGLDATSGLFTGEGHIPLACTPSYESAAPVSGFSDFAETTFEFENSVTRIFESPRVTKPYTDEQWQAIYDLGFKVEEELQANDVRLTMGGEPTFVSIDDMESEEWNTAADGQHKRELASKLSIRLLEVFGKGGLLHHAQGKWYPGEVLPRWLIGIHWRKDGKPIWNDPSLLASFSEEYKMPRNITKRFLKALGGYLGCKTNSVMPAYEDAFYFLWEEGKLPVDVNPKKYNKDDGHLRRKLGEILENGIGEVVGHVYPLTKKNNKWLTNKWKFRNKHLFLTPGNSAIGLRLPLGALPQDPPIPSEPTAEVELFEPSPDLPKPGDALEKRLKLKSIGHPRKHPYVRTAICAEVRENKLFLYLPPLDSAEDFLDLVASIEATAKELKVPVILEGYEPPRDNRLEVLKVTPDPGVIEVNVHPAKNWQELTDNTLTLYAEAKQARLGTEKFMLDGKHTGTGGGNHVTLGGVTPADSPLLRNPQLLRSLLTFWQHHPGLSYLFSGAFIGPTSQAPRVDEARLENLYELEIAFSQIPDDKEVPFWITDRLFRHLLTDITGNTHRAEFCIDKLYSPDSSSGRLGILELRAFDMPPHAQMSLMQMLLVRTLVSWFWKKPYKHKLVRWGTELHDKFLLEHYVKEDIKDIVEQLNEAGYPFKLDWFDPFFEFRFPLYGMVDVNTIQMELRMAIEPWNVLGEEMTGGGTSRYVDSSLERVQVKVNNFNEKRYSLTCNGVKIELSSTGTKGEYVAGVRFKAWEPWSALHPTIGVDTPLVFDIVDDWNKKSIGGCTYFVAHPGGRSYDTYPVNSLEAESRRINRFWDIGMTQDEVTPTELVASTNFTGRMVEPKKGSNTFAYKEMPVNPEYPHVTDLRKK